Genomic segment of Trichoderma breve strain T069 chromosome 7 map unlocalized scaffold00007, whole genome shotgun sequence:
CCGTAGCGTTGACGGGTTGCTGGGACCAGAATCCCGCAATTCAAACGGAACTGAATTGAAGCTTATCTAGCCAAGCCCAAATCTCGCCGGCACTGTAGCCATCTCAATGTCGCAACGAACCTTTGAAAGCTTCTTTTCGCCCTTCTACCGCCATCCCACCCCCCCATTGTGTCTTGCCCTGCCAGCCAAGCTTTTCAGCCAAGCCTTCCAGCTTCATTTCGGAGCCATCAATCCACATGCCGAGTGGCAGTTGAGGCGCTGGGATGCCATGTGGCAGTGGAGAGGTCGGATTTGCTAGTCAAACACTGCCATTTGCCCCCCCATAAGACACAGCAAGATTGAAGCAGAAATTCGAGCCCATTCCTAGGTATCGCCGAAATGCAAATGCCCGGGCTGGCTTGCAGTTTATCACGCGGCAGTAATTCTGGCGCCGCCTCTAGTCCAGCGGTGGAGTTTCCTGCGCGATGTGGACCTGCTCAGTTGTGTTTTTAGCCCCCGACGCCATCAAGAGCTCAATTCGCTGTCATGGATGGATCAATCGATGCTGAATTCTTTTTTCAAGTCCCTCCAGCCCGCTGAACGGGGCGGACATCCGCTGAAAGCCTCGCCGGGCACTTCCCGTGCTCTTGGGCGTCTGCGAAGATTGTCGTACGAGGATTCGTTcatcctccttggccagttGGGTCTCGGTGGTGTGCCGAGTGCCTTGCAACCAGCTGAACCATCTAACACCAGAACATGTTAGTATCGCAGGGCCTGCCTGTGCTAAGGCAGCCAAAGTCTGGACTCTCGATTCATGCAGTCTGACGGCATTGCGATGCTGGCGCTCTGGACGCATGAATCTGGCACTGCGCGGCGTTTTGTATGCACTCCGTACAGGTACATCTGCAGAATGCTGTCGGCAGTGGACCTCCTAGACAAGATGGAAGGTCGCGGGCAAACCGGCACTCTGCAGCATGCTTGCGCCTGTACTGGGCACCTGAAGgtacacgtactcgtacaggcaTTCGTGTCGCCAGATGCACGCAGAGCATCATACAAAAACCCAAAGAGTTGAGTATATATACATTTGAGCTCAGTATATTGGTATGAGGATTGAGGTTCCTATACCTGTGAATTTCGTATTTTTGGATGCATCTATTCCATTCCATTCGATCAATGCTTCTCACTGCCTTGCTTTCGCTCAGACACCTCCTGCTAGCCAACGGTCGTCAAGTAAGACAGCCTGGCAAGACATTTGGGCGAATTCGCATGAGGTATGTCTCTGTCAAGTGTCAAACTCATGCTAAAAACCAAATCAAACGGCTTACAAAGAATTGATCTCAAGCAGGAAACCTTGAGCGACGAGGTTGTGGAGCGCTGCATCTCTCTGTGCCTCACAAAGCGCCGTGTTATCCTTCTCCCTACATGTGCCAAACGTACTCACCAGACGTAGTGCAATTGCACTGTTTCTCACCCCAATGCTTCTAGGTTCATTGAAAAAAGCACGGCCTCGTACTCCGGGCCCAGCTCCGAATACAGACACAACCAGAACCCCCTGGCCTTTTGCATCCCCACACGCGTCAATGGAGTTGTGGTGTTGCTGCCCGGGATGGCTTTCCATCTTCCCACCGTGCAAACTGCAGCCCACGCACGGCCCGAACCAACCAGACGCCAAACCCGGCCCCAAGCGGCTCTCGGTGGGATTCGCGGGCTGCGTAATGCTAGCCGCACGGCCGCTCCACCGCAAAGCTGCAGCCCCAGTGTCTTCAGCGGGCCAGCCACTGTAGAACAGTGCTAGAGGCGCCTCCCACAGGCTCTCAGGCAATTTATCCCAGCCCAGCCACGGCGCCCTCTCGCTTGCTGTACTTGCGTCGGCAGTACTTGTACCGCCCTCTGGTTACAGTGCGGATTGGCCCCCAGTTCCCCCCAGCacaggctctggctctggctgaCTCCCACTCGCTGGACTGCTGTGGACTTTGCAGCGCCTGAACGGCCTCTCCCTTCTGTTCCtgtcttttatttctttccCTCGTCCTCGCGCCATAATCTCGACGACACTCCCGCCAAATCCTCCCCATCTCGCTCCGGACACGGGAGAGACTGCGCTGTCCATCTGATGGCCTAGATTGGCAGACGCCGGGGCAATTGGCACGTACGCTGCCACCGACTTTGCATCCCCGGGGTCCTGTCCTGTctctccaaatccaaaggcctcttctccatcgcACACGAAGCATCGAGCCAGAGCATCCAGCCCCGCCCAGATCCCAGCCCGAGTACGTGAATGAGCGGCCAAGACGGGACAAATATCGAGGTTGCGCTGCATCTGTTCTGACCTGCCCACGCTGCTACAGTACACCCTCAATCACATACGGATCGGCCCTGCGAATCAGCCCTGCGACTAATAATAGCCCTGTGAATCGGCCCCTGCTGAACCGCCATCTGAGAACaaaaaactataaataaaaatgtccgacgacgaggccatcaccgtcGGGTCGCAGCCCGCCGGCGACTGGTCTATCCACGATGCTGGATCGCCGGCGGACAGCGTCAAGTCGGAcgctgaagacgacgacaaggcGGGCGATGCCGAATCGGCACCGTCGCAACCCATCCAGAAGCGACGTCGAGTCACCCGCGCCTGCGACGAGTGCCGCCGCAAGAAGATCAAATGTGACGGCAAGCAGCCTTGCACGCACTGCTCCGTCTACAGTTATGGTGCGTATCATGATTTGGCGACGGTCCGTCCTTGGATATTGCTGTTATTTCGGCTTTACTATGTTGAACGATCCTTCGCTCCACCTGTCCCATCCCGCCTGGATCGGTCCCATCTCACTGCCTTGAGCACCGTTGCTGACCTTTTGTTGCGCAGAATGCACATATGATAAGCCATCAAACAGGAGGAGGAATCCCGCGCCGCAGTATATCGAGGCCCTGGAAAGTCGTCTTCAGCGCGCCGAGTCGCTGCTGCGAAAATTCGTCCCCGATATCGACTTGGCCGACCCAAATCTTGACCCTGCCATCCAGCAAGAGTTTCACAACCGAGAACGAGCGCGTGCTGAGGTTGCTAAGCTGCGGACTAATCATCCCGCTGAGCCTGATCCTAATGACACTCAGCTCACCTCCATGATCGACTCCATCGGCCAGCTGGATCTTGACGACAAGGGCGGCTGGGATTTCTACGGCATCTCGTCTGGCGCCGTTTTCCTGCGGCGCATGAAGGAGAATTTTCGCGGCATGCTAGGCCCTGTTGGCAAAGGACCGTTTCTACCACGCCCATCTGATCGAACCGCGGGTCTCTTGAACTTTGACACGCCGCCCGTTGGCTCGCCCTTCTCTACCATCTCCAACTACCCCGAGCTGCCCCCCAAGGACGTCGCTCGGAAACTCTGCTACTATTCTCTGAGTTGCGCCACGTGCCTTGTCCGTATCGTTCACGTCCCTAGTTTTTACGAAAAGTTTGACTACATCTATGAACGACAACATGAGCCGATGAGCCCAGATGACACCCAGTTCCTCGCCCTTTTTTATGCCGTCTTAGCGTTGGGCTGCATGTATAGTAATCTTGACGACTCTAGTTCCGGCGGCATGACTTATCGatttgccattgatgaagGGTAAGTTGGGATTGTCACTATGTGATGGTATTGGATGAAATTAGCTAACGCAACGGCTGCAGAGTCAAATACTACAAGATAGCAAGATCTCTGCTGCGTGATGTTACCGAGTGTCGAAGCCTTGTTTCCATCCAGACACTTGTTTTCATAATCCTTTTCCTTCAATCCACTGCCAACCTCAACACCTGCTACTCATTTGTAGGAATTGCTCTTCGATCAGCCTTGCGAATGGGTCTTCACCGCCACCTGCAGCACGAGCGAATAGGAAACATCGAGCAGCAAGTTCGGCGGCGGGTTTTCTATGTCATACGGCAGATGGATATTTACGTATCCACCATGCTCGGATTCCCCCTGCTTCTAAACAGCGACGACGTCGACCAACAGTATCCCATTGAAGTTGACGATGAGTTTATAAGACCTGAAGGCATTCTTCAACCAGCACCGGGAACGGCCTCATTCTTCCAAGCATTCAATGCCCACTCCCGATTGATGGATATTTTGGGCAAAATCACAAAGTACATTTATCCGACAAAGGGCGTTGGGCAAACGGTCATGAGGGGGGACAAACCATCATCTACATATCTCATCAGCTATAGCAAGATTAAGGAGATTGAGACGGATCTACACAACTGGTTCGAGAGACTTCCAGAGGCATGGCGGCCGAGCCCTGACGGCCCCATTGAAGTAGTTCGGTAAGTCGCCTTCTGACATGTCTCAAGAAACCCCGCTGACAGTCCCGTAACAGTGTGCGACATCTGCTGCGTTTTGCCTACGCGCATGTGCAGCTTGTCTTGTACCGACCATTTCTGCATTACGTTTCTCCTCGACTCAGCCAAGGCAACAGGATTGATGAGCTGTCGTATGCCTGCGCGGCGGCCGCCATCAGCGTGTCCCGTAACATCGTCCACATTGGCCTGGAGATCCGAAAGCAGCGCGTCCTTAGCGGCCCCTACTGGTTCATGCTCTACACTGAGTTCTTCTCCGTGCTCTCGCTGGTATTTTATGCCATCGAGAACCCCGAGAAGCCTGGATCGGCAGAGGTATTGGCTGATGCGCGCGCTGGGAGACAGATGATTGCCGATCTGGCCGAGAAGAGCCTCTCTGCTGAGAGGGTCACTCATACTCTCAAGGTAGGAACAGGCCTGGTATCCCTTTGACTATTATACTATTGTTGCTGACATGTTTTTGAAGGTTTTGTTTGATCAACTACCAGAACGGTTTGATCCGCCTCAACCTCGCCCATCGTccacgaagaagaggacggcCCCGGGCGTTAAAGCACCAAACAACCCTGGCATCTCTGTAGGCATGTCTCTTCACAGACCAGGCGACATCAGAGGCGGCGGTATGTCTTTATATGGCACCTCCACTTCTAGGGGCTCCATGGACAGCAGTTTCGCGCAGTCATTAGACCATAGTGGATATCCTGAGCCCTCGTTCACCAGCAGCCTGAACGACGTGATGCCGATGGACTTGTCATCACGAGCAACGCCTGACTCCACGAGCACCGCCGAGAGTGTACACCGGCACCCATACCAGCAACATCCTCTTAGCGGGCATCTCGGCCACAGCCACCCGGTTCACAAACTCGACTCGTTAATGTTTCCTTCGGACGATCCATTCGCTTACCCGAACCAGCCGATGATGGAACTGGGATTCTCAGGTAAAACCGATGTGCCAGCCGTGTCGATgcctcatcaacctcagGACTCgggattcttcttccccgcCTCGCTGGATGAGATGGGAGATCAGTTTATGGGACAACCTCCGCCGTACATGATGccacaacagcaacagcagccgccgccacaacAACAGAACCCTATGGCGATGAACATGTCGGCCAACATGTATGACCCTAACGCTATGATGGGGATTCACCAGCAACCGCCGCCACAGCAGGCTCAGCCAGCGCCGCAACGACGACCCGGCGGGCTATCTCTTCGACGAGCAATACGGGGCGAGAGGCACCAGGAGCGGCAGATAGAGCAAATGTTTACGGATCACGGCATGCAGCCGGACTGGGGGAGTTTCTTTGGTTCTGGCAGGGGCGGATTTCAGGGAATGTGAACGACTGCCACATGATACCCATTTTTTTGACGATATGAAAACGGGAAGGCCTTGCGGTCCACCGGGGGGGAGTGAAGGGCGtcttgttgcttttcttgtttctttcttttgtttgatCACCCATTCCTTGGACATCGTGGACGGGAAAGAAAGGTCACAGCGCGATTGCATGTTTTTACAACTCCTGTCAACCTATCCTCATCACTCGAACCATTTGCGGCTGGTGTTTAGATACTTGGGTCACTTTCTGTTCTTTCATctgtttccatctttttccCCCCTCGGCCCCCCGTTGGCGGCAGGCACACcgaaacaaaaaacaacaacTATATGAGCATATCACAGTGTGTAGATAAAGGGACTTTGATCGAACCATATACACGATCAAATGTCGAAGCACCAAATCATACTAGGTACATACGAAGAAATAAACTATCCAAGGTACCCATAGAAAACGCCTCGCTCTCGTTGCTTAGTTTGGCAAACTTGTTTTTCTCTACTCGTGTTTCTGGCGCCTTTTCGTATCACGGAATGTCCTTTTGGTGTGCTTACGTATGCAATTTAACGCAGAAAGGCAATTGAAGACCGGCGAGCGGCCGACCAAATGGCCGACATTTTGGACAAAAGACCCTGGCCGCTTCGGCGCCGAATACAGTGCGACATAATGAgggtctttttcttcttcttttcccttgctGCGTCTCGCTTTTGGTCGGTGACCTTTTTGAGGGGCggtttttctctctttctttttgggctACAGAGTAGCCTATGTGGTGTGTGCTCGCTGGATTTCTCGGGGCTTCGCgttatttctttttggtcCGTTGCCTACTTGTATGCACATTGATGGGGGCTCTCGGTGGAGGTGCATTTGCATTGAGGCGGCCAGTTAGGAAGCGTTGTGTACGAAAGGTGGGTGAGGGGAGTGTGGGATATGTTATGTACAGTAGAGGGGGAAGTGGGAGTTGGTGTGGTGATGGGGGACTGATTGATTTGACTTGATCTGATTATTGAGGGTTGTTGCCGGAGCGGGGAGTTACGAGGATAGTCTGGTTGACATGGATGGGGGCTGTTGGATGTTACCTGGTGTATGCACGGGGAGATGTGGTGTTGAATGTGTTGGTATGGTTGCGGTAAGGGAAGACGCTGTGCTCTGCTGTATTTGGGTAGGTATCCTATATGATTGTTATTGTAGTATTGCCTTTGCACAAACTGAGGCCTTGCTGGTGTTTCCAGGTGAGGTTCATGATAAGATCTGTATAATAAACGGTGGATTTCCATCGTGTTGCGCTGCGTTGATATTGTACTGTGAAAGGCCTTAAAAGGATCAAAGACCAGGGATGTCCCATTGTGGAAAGTGGATGTAGCGGGTAGGACGGAAGCTTGGACATCTGCCAgaggtaccggtacctggaCGGTGTTCTGAAGGCGCTGATAGGAGGATGCAGCGACgtgctttgtgcttgtgcatGTACTCCATCGGCGGAATACAGTACATAGCAATGGGTCTACAAGATcattccatctctttttgccttATATAATTAGCATCCAACTTCTAATTTCTCTCTATCTGGATATTACTACTGTACTGCTAGTAGTACAATAAACTTGACCCCTGAGATCACGATCAAGAAATGCAGCTTAAGGAGAGAAACGGCGCTAGACTAAACTGGTGGTGGCGCCGTCTGGTCTCTGTTTTTCCTGGGGTAGAGAttggagattgaagattAGATAAGGCACCAGGGACGTTTGACACAATCAGGCACTATTGCAGGTACCTGGAGCGTCGCTCacgtgctgctgcggctgtaTGAAGCGCCCGTTGATCAATTCAATACTACCTAATCATCATCAGAGGGAGTCATCGCTTTTCCATTTCTATCCTTTTAGAGCATATAATATTATAGAGAGCCACGCAATGGAGGACCTCgacttcagcttcatcctcgACGATGAGTTTGACGCAGTGTAAGCGCGCCACTCCATGTGTTGGTCGCAAGTCCAACTGCTTACAGGCGGTAAATGAAATAGGGCCATAGCTAAGAGGGAGGACTGGGAGGTTTGGAAGACGCGAAAGTATCCGGGTGAGTGAACGATGAATGCGAcagctctttctctttccaacTATTTGACTGACTCTCTCCCGTGCGGCTTTTAGCCAAGGAGCATGCGCGCAAAGTCGCCCAGAAGCTCGGGGTCTCGGATGGCATCATCTACTTGCCTGGCCAGCCGGAGAACAACTACGAGGACTCGGACCAGGGGCCGCCATTGAGACAGCGCCGATAGTAAGCTCGACTCCCTCTGATCCTCTATTCTGCTATCCATGGAATATCTCTCCCTCCATGGCGCTGACAAGACCGGCGCAGCTTCTACTACCTGAGCGGCGCCAACTTCCACGACTGCTTCGTCACCTACGAGATTCGCACCGATGCCCTCATTCTCTGGATCCCCTATGTCGAGCCGCGCCAGGTGCTCTGGTTTGGCTCAACGCCCGACACCGCCAAGGCAAAGCAGCTGTACGATGTCGACGAAGTGCGGTATTCGAGCCAGCTGCACAAATTCTTCGAGTCGCGCCTCTCATCGCCAACCGTTCTGTACGTGCTGCACGAGGACCAGACGCCCGCCGTGGCCAAGGGGAccaaggtcaaggtcaaCAGCTGGATGCTGCAGCCCGCCATGGACCGCGCTCGCTGTATCAAGGACGAGTACGAAATCGCCATGATCCGTCGCGCCAACGATGTCTCCAGCGCGGGGCATCGCAAAGTCGCAGAGATGCTGCTCCGTCTCACCAACGAGCGCGAGATCGAGGCCATCTTCCAAGCTGTGTGCACTGCGCGCGGGGCTCGATCGCAGGCATACGCCATCATTGCGGGTTCGGGCGTCAATGCTTCGACGTTGCACTACGATGAGAACAACCAACCCCTGGAAGGCAAGGAGCTTGTCGTTCTTGATGCGGGATGCGAGTGGCAATGCTATGCTAGCGATGTAACGCGCACGCTGCCCATCAAGGGTCGCTTTTCTACCAAGGGCGCAGCTATCTACAACCTCGTTCAGACAATGCAGGAGGAATGTATCAGCAAAGTCAAGCCCGGCGTCCAGTTCTATCAGCTGCACCTCCACGCCGcagccgtcgccgtcgtcggcCTCCTCAAACTGGGCATTCTCAAGGGCGACATTGGCGAGGTTACCAAGGCCGGCACCGTCACCGCATTCTTCCCACACGGGCTTGGCCACCACGTCGGCCTGGAGGTGCATGATGTTCCGGGCAGTCTCCCGCTGATGACGCTCCTTAACTTGGGTCTCGATGGTGGGAAGCGGCAGATGATTAATGCGGAGGCGCTGACCAAGATGAGCGCCGCGATGCgccttggtgatggtgagaCGGCGACTGCGCGCGCCAAGGCTCTGAAGGAGAGACAAGTGCTCGAGCCCAACATGATTGTCACCGTCGAGCCTGGCATGtaagttttctttttcactcTATATCCCCTTTACAAGCTATTATCAGCCAAGTATGGTGTATGCTAATGGGTGTGTCAAATAAATAGTTATTTCTGCCGCGAGTACATTGAGGGATACTATCTCACCAACCCAGATCACGCCAAGTTCATCAACAAAGACGTTCTTGAAGGATACTATACCGTTGGAGGCTGCCGCATCGAAGACGACATTCTCGTTACCGAGGATGGCTACGAGAACCTGACATCGGCTCCCAAGGGTCAAGAAATGGTCGATGTCATTAACGCCAAGAAAGGCCGCCAGTAAAGaactttctttcttcttttttatttctaaTGAGGATATACAAGACTGTTTATGGGAAGAATTTATTGGGATACCGGGTATAGTACAGCATATaatgtctcttttctttctctctcgttCATTTTGGATGAGTCCAGTTGGTATTTTTTGATGTACCTAAGGTACTTAGCATATGATGCGAGAACGAAACTCCATAGCGGGCATGTTACGACGTCAAAATGAAATGTTTGCCTCGTTTTTGATATGTCATCCAATTCATGCATGCTATATATGTATAGACGTGTGATGTAGTTACAAATAAATGTGggaagataaaaaaaaaatcgtCTTTTGTTTATACAAAAAGCCTCCCTCCTCTGTCTCTGAATCATAACAGGTCGTTCAACTTTCATGTCTCAACTCTCAAATATATATGGGTTTTCGTCTCCTCGCTCTTACTTGTGCAGTACAGAATGTATGCATTGGGAGGAGCGTGGGATCTTGGTTGGTTTTGGTGGGTTCGAGTGTAGGTTGGCAAACTGCGGCGCTTTCAAGCGAGTATTcaagccatcatccatcgtCCAGATGTAGCACAAGGTCATCAGGAGAATGTATCACGTCCGCCATTGGCAATAAAATAACGCGGTGCGCCGAGATCGTAAAGTACCCTTTCATAGGTACTTCTTGGGTGAGTTTGCCCTCCGTCGCTTATAAACCACATATGCGCCCACCAGAACAACCTGCGTCCCGATAATCACGGCAATCAACTTGCCATGTCCGGGGATATTCTCCGTAACCCTCGCCGTAAGCGACATGTGGTGTGTCCGCAGCGCGCCATGCATCGACCTCTCGGTGGTGCTCAGCCTCTCGTGCAGCTCCGTGTTCATGTTGCGCACCTCGTTCTCGAGAGCGACGATGCGCTGCTGGAAGGTGGCCAGCTGGTCGAGCAGGGCGAGCTTGGAGTTGACGGCGGCGAAGAGGTCCTGGACTTCGTTGTGGCGCTGCTCGTCCATCTGGTGGTGGCGCGAGACAGAGCGGTAGACGGAGGCGAGCTGGTGGTTGGTGCCCTGGAGGCGGTTGTGCAGGTCCTGGAACTGCGCCTTGGAGGACTGGAAGGTGTCTGCGTCTTGGTCGGCGACCTCTTCGAAGTCTTGGCTGTTGGTGGGcacttgctgctggcggctGTAGGCGAACTGGGTGCCGCCGTTGGAGTTGCTGCTGGTATCTTTGTTaccattgttgttgttaccgttgttgttattgttgttattgttattgctgttgtcgttgttgttgctgccagaGTTGATGTCGTGGCTGGAAGTTTCCGAAGTCACAACCATCTTGAAGACCTCAAACGAGTCGGGGCTGTCTGGTGTGGACGCAGTGATGCCCACAAAGTTGCCCTTTGGCAAGCTCACTTTGCTCGTCTCAAAGCACGTCTTGCCGTCAATCTGAACCCGGAAGCCATCGCCCCTCTGGCGCAACTTGATCTGCGCCGGCCGGCCCAGGTTGCGGTAGCTGAACTGGCAGTGGCCAAACGCAAGCGAGTCGACATTGTGGTGCTGCGAGAAGTCGGTCGAGCCGTCGTTGAGGAAGCCGCGCAACATGCCGCCCTGGCCGCCGTGCGAGTCAATGACCAGCACCAAACCGTCGAAGCGGCCAGCGTTATAGACGCTGCGGGTGCCGAGGTTCTTGCCATCGCGGGCCACCCAGATGTTGAGGTTACCGCCCGCCCTGTCGGGACCGCTGGCGCGAAAGTCGACGTCGATGATCCAGTTGGAGTGGACCAGAGGGTTCTCGCTCCAGATGGCGCCGCGCGCATTGCCTGGCGCAACGGGGGTGAGGATGACCTTGCTGGAGAGGATCTCTGGCATGCCGGGCTGGCCTGAGACGGCGAAGTTGGCGATGTGGCCTGGGTTGTCGGCCGGGCTTATCCTGGACGGCGCAGAGACGCATTAGCTGCCATTGTCACTGTCTCGAAGCAATTGGCGCGAATCAGACACAAGACAAAACGAAACAAAGACATACCGCCCTGCATATCCAAAACTGAGCTCGCTGACGAGGAAATAAGCTTGAGCGGCACCGGCGCCCAAGAGGGCCGCCAGCGACATGGAGAATCGCATCGTGACTGAGGGAAGGCGGGGGATTTTTCAGGCCAGGTTTACGGATGCAAAAAGCCCGGCTTCAGGTCCCAAAGCCAGGCACCGCGAGAGGGGAATATATAGAAACAATTGAACCGAAGAGTTGTAGCCGAGTTGTCGAGCGGGTTGGGAAAATAGCCAGAAGGACACTTTGCACTAGAGGCGCAGAGGCACAACAGCTCTGGAGCAAGTGCCTTTTGCGAAACAGCGCCGCCGAGCTTGGCTGAAGCAcagacgagaagaagaaagaaaagatgaaatgcGCAAAAAAGAGCAGAAAATCCAACAAGCCGCGCACTGAAGCAAACGAGAAGCGACTATAGGCAATATACACATAAAATACACGGAGAGAGCATTATCTGGCTTCTATTCTCACCTTCTCCAACCATGGATCGTTTCATGGCCACTTACACAGCTGTGGCTAAATGTGGCGGGGGATGACTTCTGCAACGGCGCGCTAGGCCAAACCAGGCAGtataaaaaagagaaagaaaaaaaaaacgataTGCCAACTATGGGGTAAATTGCAAGCTTGTTGTGGCTGCTCCGTACCTTAATCTCAGACAAGGCAATTTGTTCTCTGTAGCGCcaatcaccaccatctcAGGACTTTGgcttgctctgctctccaaCTCCCTGCAGCAACACTCGAGATGCGGTAGCAATTCCGCCT
This window contains:
- a CDS encoding fungal specific transcription factor domain-containing protein, producing the protein MSDDEAITVGSQPAGDWSIHDAGSPADSVKSDAEDDDKAGDAESAPSQPIQKRRRVTRACDECRRKKIKCDGKQPCTHCSVYSYECTYDKPSNRRRNPAPQYIEALESRLQRAESLLRKFVPDIDLADPNLDPAIQQEFHNRERARAELTSMIDSIGQLDLDDKGGWDFYGISSGAVFLRRMKENFRGMLGPVGKGPFLPRPSDRTAGLLNFDTPPVGSPFSTISNYPELPPKDVARKLCYYSLSCATCLVRIVHVPSFYEKFDYIYERQHEPMSPDDTQFLALFYAVLALGCMYSNLDDSSSGGMTYRFAIDEGVKYYKIARSLLRDVTECRSLVSIQTLVFIILFLQSTANLNTCYSFVGIALRSALRMGLHRHLQHERIGNIEQQVRRRVFYVIRQMDIYVSTMLGFPLLLNSDDVDQQYPIEVDDEFIRPEGILQPAPGTASFFQAFNAHSRLMDILGKITKYIYPTKGVGQTVMRGDKPSSTYLISYSKIKEIETDLHNWFERLPEAWRPSPDGPIEVVRVRHLLRFAYAHVQLVLYRPFLHYVSPRLSQGNRIDELSYACAAAAISVSRNIVHIGLEIRKQRVLSGPYWFMLYTEFFSVLSLVFYAIENPEKPGSAEVLADARAGRQMIADLAEKSLSAERVTHTLKVLFDQLPERFDPPQPRPSSTKKRTAPGVKAPNNPGISVGMSLHRPGDIRGGGMSLYGTSTSRGSMDSSFAQSLDHSGYPEPSFTSSLNDVMPMDLSSRATPDSTSTAESVHRHPYQQHPLSGHLGHSHPVHKLDSLMFPSDDPFAYPNQPMMELGFSGKTDVPAVSMPHQPQDSGFFFPASLDEMGDQFMGQPPPYMMPQQQQQPPPQQQNPMAMNMSANMYDPNAMMGIHQQPPPQQAQPAPQRRPGGLSLRRAIRGERHQERQIEQMFTDHGMQPDWGSFFGSGRGGFQGM
- a CDS encoding metallopeptidase family m24 domain-containing protein, with the protein product MEDLDFSFILDDEFDAVAIAKREDWEVWKTRKYPAKEHARKVAQKLGVSDGIIYLPGQPENNYEDSDQGPPLRQRRYFYYLSGANFHDCFVTYEIRTDALILWIPYVEPRQVLWFGSTPDTAKAKQLYDVDEVRYSSQLHKFFESRLSSPTVLYVLHEDQTPAVAKGTKVKVNSWMLQPAMDRARCIKDEYEIAMIRRANDVSSAGHRKVAEMLLRLTNEREIEAIFQAVCTARGARSQAYAIIAGSGVNASTLHYDENNQPLEGKELVVLDAGCEWQCYASDVTRTLPIKGRFSTKGAAIYNLVQTMQEECISKVKPGVQFYQLHLHAAAVAVVGLLKLGILKGDIGEVTKAGTVTAFFPHGLGHHVGLEVHDVPGSLPLMTLLNLGLDGGKRQMINAEALTKMSAAMRLGDGETATARAKALKERQVLEPNMIVTVEPGIYFCREYIEGYYLTNPDHAKFINKDVLEGYYTVGGCRIEDDILVTEDGYENLTSAPKGQEMVDVINAKKGRQ
- a CDS encoding legume-like lectin family domain-containing protein — encoded protein: MRFSMSLAALLGAGAAQAYFLVSELSFGYAGRISPADNPGHIANFAVSGQPGMPEILSSKVILTPVAPGNARGAIWSENPLVHSNWIIDVDFRASGPDRAGGNLNIWVARDGKNLGTRSVYNAGRFDGLVLVIDSHGGQGGMLRGFLNDGSTDFSQHHNVDSLAFGHCQFSYRNLGRPAQIKLRQRGDGFRVQIDGKTCFETSKVSLPKGNFVGITASTPDSPDSFEVFKMVVTSETSSHDINSGSNNNDNSNNNNNNNNNGNNNNGNKDTSSNSNGGTQFAYSRQQQVPTNSQDFEEVADQDADTFQSSKAQFQDLHNRLQGTNHQLASVYRSVSRHHQMDEQRHNEVQDLFAAVNSKLALLDQLATFQQRIVALENEVRNMNTELHERLSTTERSMHGALRTHHMSLTARVTENIPGHGKLIAVIIGTQVVLVGAYVVYKRRRANSPKKYL